The segment taaattctctttttaatctttctttatatatttctaatTGTAATTCTCCTATACCTTCAAAAATTGTTTCTTTTGTTTGTTCATCTGTTTTTACATAAAAGGTAGGATCTTCTTTTGtgaatttatttaatgCTTTTGTTAATTTCGTCATATctcctttttttaaaatttcaACAGCAACCGATATAACTGGTTTAGgtatgaaaatatttaataaatgtaGATTGGTGTTTATTCCATTTGTATACGTTGTACCTGTTGAACCGTTAATACCACTAATAGCAACTATATCTCCTGCACATGCTTCATTAACTTCTTTAGCCATATTAGAATGcattttcataattttttttactacttcttttttgtttgtcatcatatttgttatcatttcttttttctttatttttccttGATATATTCTGAAATAACTCATTTGTCCATACATGGCATCTTCTTGTATCTTGAATAAGAAACCTACCATAGgtaaattattatcacatAATAATTGTATCTTTTTCTTCGATTTATTCTTAGAACAATGATGATCATCCTTTTGTGTacaattattaataatatcgTGATTATTGTAATTAATAATAGATATGTCACTTTGAACTTGACTTTGATATTGTTGTGTATTTTGTATATCATTACaaatatcattattttttattttctctTCTAGTACATctgaatatatatatccataattatttatttcttttggTGAGGGTAAAAAGTTACAtacataatttaataaaatttgaACACCCACATTATTTTTGGCACTTCCTAAACATATAGGTGTAATTAGATTTTTAATAGTACATTTACGAATAGATGAataaatatcatttttttttatatcattaatatcattgtttaaatatatttcagCAAATTCATTATCTACATCTGCTAACTTTTCAAAAATACGATTTCTTAATAATTCCATTATttcaaaagaaaaagaattatctaatgataatatttcttctttattatttatttcatttaaaataataccATTTTTTCCTTGAAATAGGTATCCTTTTCCATCAATCAAATCGTATACACCTTTAAATTTTTGTTCAATACCTATAGGCATTTGTAATAAAATAgtatttaaatttaatcTTTTCTCGATAGTATGTAAGGTCCTTTCTACGTTAGCACCATCTCTAtctaatttatttataaataatattctaGGTATATGATATCTATCCATTTGTCTATTTACTGTTAAGGTTTGACTTTGAACCCCTGAAACTCCACATATAACTAAAATTGCAGAATCTAAAACACGTAAGGATCTTTCTACTTCTATAGTAAAATCCACATGACCAGGAGTatcaataatatttatattatattttttattatttatttccCATACACAATTAGTAGTAGCTGATTGAATAGTTATACCCTTTTCTCTTTCTAATTCCATAGAATCCATGGTTGCCCCAACCCCATCATTACCACGTACTTCATGTATACTCTTTATTTTACctgtataatataatattctttcTGTTAACGTTGTTTTGCCGGCATCAATATGAGCGCTTATACCTATGTTTCTCAAATTATTTATGGCACATGAGGAAAACTTGCATAAGCCACTTAAATAAAAgttataaattttattaggaatacttttttcaaaaaatcgccttccattatttttatataaaaaaatgtgtttcaaaataatcattataAGTGAAGcaaaatatatgtacacccttatatatgtaataaatatatgtgattatatgtaaatatatgtgataatatatgattatatgtaaatatatgtgattatatatgattatatgtgataatatatgattatatgtGATTATATGTGATTATATGTGATTATGTGCGTATATAggtataatattatatatattttttttttttgatacATATGcgtatatatttatatattaacaattaaataaaatatatatatataatatatataatgtgacatgattaattaaatattaaatcaCATTTCgaaataatacataaaaaaattaatatcatatatatgtgataatatttatcaaaaaaaaaaatattcttatatgcacatatacaaaaaaaaaaaaaaaaatataaaataaaataaaataaaataaaataattacataaaaatatttatatatatacatatatttataaaaataaccTCCTGTATcttgttttattttatttttatccttacataaaatttatataataatacatttttttttaatattttctcattttataaatatgatagGATAAATAgaacatattatataaaataaaaaaatttaacGACATAAtccttttttatcattatattgTTAATTTAGAAAACTATGGATTACGAACTGTATTTAATTTCAAATATTATGGGTAACTCTTTTCTcaaacaagaaaaaaaaaaaaaaaaaaaatatatatatatatatatatatatatcttataatGTCATATTTACAAAACTACCATGTTaacttatttttttctttttaggcatttttattgtaattttaatttttgtttttcaCTATTTATATTCCGATATAGATgattaaaaataacatatatggagaaattataaattatatataatatatatatatatatatatatattaaatttttttttttttttaatggTAAGGAAGAAGATTGCTCTATAACATTAGATTCattgatattataaataaatatattaacataataaaatattattatttatatgttgatatattgtataatatcatctctttttgaaaaacaaacaaatgattttattttatttgatttgatttgattttatattatattatattattttattttattttattttattttgttctgttctgtttctttttttccctttagtcgttttttattgtaatatatttttttagtatatatgtaataacCTATTGACTTTTTATCGTNNNNNNNNNNNNNNNNNNNNNNNNNNNNNNNNNNNNNNNNNNNNNNNNNNNNNNNNNNNNNNNNNNNNNNNNNNNNNNNNNNNNNNNNNNNNNNNNNNNNtttttttttttttttttttttttttttattttttttttttttaagtaaaaatttttttttttttttaaatatatattttttttttttttttaaaaaaaaaaaaaaaaaaaaaaaaaaaaaaaaaaaaaaaaaaatatatatatatatatatatatatatgtataatataaaaaaataattttccttatttttatgttaaGAATAAGCTTATCGTCTTGattattttctttctttttctaaTAAGTTCCAATGGTTTTTATgtcttttaaaatatgtgacattttaataataaagatgacgatatgataaattaacctataaatgtaattacaacgatatatatatagatatatatatatatatatgtgtttttttttttttttttttttttttttttttggtgGGGGGAGGACGAGGGAGCATATGtaagaagaaaattattttaattatgcTGCTCGATcttatgatataataaatattataaataaatatatatatatatatatatacatatacatatgtatgATATTTACTATATTGTGTgatattttgtatatttttttctttaaagGAGTAAGTACATATCGAGATGCTTATCTTGCTTAATAgtaattatttatatattaataattatacatCAACATTATATAGAGAaagttttatttttatgttttacTATATTAGTATGTGATATTAgataaatgaaaatatgtTTTGTATTATTTCGTATTTTATGAGTATTTTTGATGTTTTTACCTTTTTGATTTATATCattgtttttaaaataaacatcagcatgaaaattatttttatgatgatttgtttgatttatattttttattttatagttttgaattaaataacgtataattttcttaaactttgttttttgttttttcttttttcttataaattttaatcTCCTTGATTTTTCAAAATCTGGAAAACATGAccaaattttttttttttttttatatgtatcatctattgaaatattatcaacttcattatctatatatttattttcatcatcattattttttacattttgtaaattatcttttaaaCAATTAGATGTTAAATTcatttcttcttcatttttcatatattcattaaCATGTATAATTTGATcgttatatttttttgaattgATAAATAGAATGTGTTCATGAAGAAGTTGTTCTTTATATCTTAAGGTTCTATAGTCCTTACATGTTTTGTCggtattatataaatgtagattttcttctttcttattttctttttttttttgtgacatgtttttaaaaatttgtGCAAATTcgaaaatttttttaattctttttttgatttttttttttttttttttcccttcTTGGTCTTCTTCTTTGtgttcattatataaatgtttatGTGATAAGAAATGTTTATGTGGacaatttttatttatgttttcCCATATGTTGGATACATCCCCACCTCTACAACTACAACAATaactattaatattattattattgttgttgctgttattttttgtttttatttttttatttacttttttGTGATACATAGTACAATTATGCATAAGGGATCCATAATTCATTTcattaagaaaaaaagaattatgAAAAGGGTTAGGGTTAATTAAGAAATTATGTATTCGATAGAACATAAAATATGGATATGTTATATTTcgttttctttttttattattcgtttttatattttccatatatgttttattacattttatttctttaattttagcaagtatatatttacataatttattgttttttatttctttaaataatttctttaattttttattattataatataatttatcGTTAGTTACATATACATCAAGATGgttatttgtataatatttgatgtcattttcttttttcgACATATCTTTATGTTGAACAATAATTTCCGTGTGTGttcttaatatattatcactAGATACTTTATGCACATTgtttatatgaatatagTTTTGGTTAGTTTTGTCTTTCTctatgtttttattatctctttgtattatatttatattattataattatttatatattccatAGATTTTTGATTTATCCAGGATTTATTTTgggaaaaatatttttccGCAGATTGTTTTTTATCTATAAATGTAGCATCATTAATATCTAGATTTCCACCATCAAgatgtttattatatgtgtaaCAATTTAAGTTATTATATGCATTCGATACattatttctatttatatatgatctattttgataatttttatatgcaCCTGTTGTGTTTGCATCTGTCTTATGAACATAAATATCATCCATGTGATTGTCATAGTTTATATAACttttgtttaaaaaaaaattatattgatttttttttataataaaattaaaaaaaaattgtgTTAAGTTTGGTGATATATCACTTTTTAAAATGGAccatataattttttcatcaggaataaattttatgacattttcatttgtatttttcttttcagGAGAATATAAGATCatatccttttttattgttGATATATCTGTAGgattattaataaaattggtttcattatatgtgtttccatattttaaaattttattattttttagattttttttttcattatcatGTGTAATTCCtttagaaatatatttatttatattattaggataattatttgtgttattaaaacatatattattatcatgtTTTTTACAATgtatgttattattataatatctttGATGGTTATATGgagtattattattattattataattagTTTTATTGTTTCCTAAATTATGGTCGTTTTCTCTATATTGGTAATATCTATTACATTCGTTTTTATGATAATcatattgataataataataataattattatttttattactataactattattattattattattattattattattgttgttgttattgtcatcatcattatcatctttATGATGATCatcttttcttttattacTATCATATTCAGAAGCGCTGCTActttcatcatcatcatcatcatcatcaaCAACAACATTATCCCCATCggtttttttattttttttactcCTCTTCttcttaatattattattattattatgatcatCATTTCTATAGTTGTCCGTTTTTTCATTCGCTTTATcttcattaatattattattttgcATGTGCTCAATATTTCTGTTGtctatattaatatttactatttcatttttaaaacgTTCTACTTGTCCCCCGTTtggataatatatatgacaTTCTTTTTGGGCTTGATAATTTATGGATAATGAACTGATTTCATTTCTATCATCATCTATAAGATAAGAATTTttcaaatgaaaaattttattGTCAACAATCTTTGTTATGGGATATTTCTGTGTATCTTCATTCAATTTTGATTTGTTATCTTTCTTTGTGTTATTTTCTTGCGGATCTTTTAAATACATGCTGTACCTCTTTAAAACGTCATCCTTTTTGTGATATTTACTTTGCTtacttttttcttttccttGTTCTTCTCCCTTATCCTTTTCATCATCTTTATCTAaacatttaaaaagaaacatGTTATGTATACGTAAATGTTAAGTAATACATTCACACGAAAAgggaaagaaaaaaaatacatatatataaatatatatatatatatatatatatatatatatatatatatatatacatatacatatacatatacaatACATAGATgcataataattttattttttattactactatgtttactattattacttatgaatacatcattttcattataaataCTATCAAGGTATATCTTATTACTCCCACATTTAGTACTACAATCactatcattattaatatcatgttcatgattattataatttatattttggTTATTACTTGTATTACTACAATAAGAAAGTCGTATGTTACAACTATTTTGATCATAAACACCATCATGAAGGTGCTGATTATCTATCACCTCAATATTACAATAACTACTATCCGTATAATAATTAAgatgataattattattactactatgaaaataatttttttttataaaactattatgatttatattcattgaatatatttgttgCTCATTGTTAAAATAACTAGTTGAATTatccttatttttattattattattattatttttatttttatttttatttttattttttttattttttttttgcttaattataattatattaccTAAATTATTAGAATCCTTGTTTAGTATTTGTTCCATGGTTTCATATTCTTCTTGGTTTGCCActctttttaatttttttgttttaacaaaataataaaaataatgagCATAACTATTAAAGAGAATTTTATAGTTCATTAAATTTATAGTGTTATTTATAATAGCACCGATTCGTATTTTTTGAGAACAACAAATAAGACAATAAGAATAAccatttttaatattactaCATAAATTAACATGATCAATTTTAGAACTTATAGTACTCATTCTAATATTAGAACCAAACTCTAAGGATATTTTAACAGCATATTCAAAAACACCTAATGCATacatataatgatataattcATTAACCTTCATAAATCTTACTTTACCATAATCTAAaccattttttaataataactTGGTAGTTTTTTCAGCATCTCTATGATGATGTTCACgtatttcttttaatataagTTTTCTACCTATATCACCTAAAGGTCTATTAAATAATGGGTGCCACATTCTTCGTACATTATATGTAACGTTTGTACATTCActaaaattatataaatgcTTAAATTCTTCCCTTAATAAAAGTTCtcttaaaaaatattctctgttatattttacttctatgtcaaaataatattcataattacaaaaaattcCTTTATACTTTTCAAgaatattttcaaaattattacTTTCCTTATCGctttcatcatttttacATTGTTCAATATCTTCACAATGTTCCATATCTTTACAATGATCACCATCTATATTGTTATTACAACATGTATCTATATCTTCAGTATTTTTTTCAGATGCTTTCCCATGtacacattttttttttattattttgttttttcttttctgttcattatcttttatattattttcttcattttgaTTCTCCTCTTCATTTTGACTCTCCTCTTCATTTTTGTTTCcttcatcattttttttttcattttcatttagttttttctctttatttattctttctttttctttttctttttctttttctctTTGAGCAATTAAAAAGTTAATATACTGCTTGACGCATTTCATATCATTATGAATCTCACAATTACACGATGATGTTTTAACCATACCATTTATAGAATTGGCACTTTTCTTACCATATCTTAGATGGTTACATATATCGtttaaagaataaataCAGAAAGGGGTTCTTTTAATACGTTGTGATTCTGCTTCTAAGTTAATAATAGTTCCTCCTTTTTTTACGGTACCTCCAAAAGTTTTGGCTTTTCGAATTTTCTTATTTCTTTTAccattattttcattattatttgtcacattatttttcttatcttcttttatattcttGTTACTCCTTTTCTTTCCATCGCTATTATTagtttttttattcttagtatgtttcatattaatattcaGACTCACACTTTTTTGATAGTTCTCATGAATCCCTTCTTCATCTGCACAATTATTTTCTTGTTTAAAATAATTCTgatctttattatttatattgttatgtgggctattactattattgAGACActcatttttataattattatcttcattataattGTTATGTTCAAGGCTAGATGATACTGCACACATATTAGAATCTATAATTGACGACGAAGaaagaattatatttgGTTCGTTAGTActtatattaatattgttattattattgttattattattgttattattattgttattattattattattattattattattattattattgttattattattattaatattattaatattaataatgttaTTTTGGGGTGGTCTCATAAGGTTAGAACAAGATGTATAATTAcatatcatattattattattattaccatgTGAACACATAAAATTAGAGTTGGCcatcatattattattagatgAAGTAGATGCaaagtatatattattttgtgGGATCATCTGAATATTTTCATTCAgttcattattattgatTACTACATTATTTTGTTGAATATCATTTTGATTTATGTCAAAGCGGTTTGTTAGATGAATATTATCAGAAGACATTTGGCTAGAttgtacatttttattgtaCATACTATGATCATGattaatcatataattgttattattattgtagtaattattattattattattattattattattttttaggtttgatatataatttgaattattacttatatcttggaaattattattttgttgCATGTgcttattatttattaacatattatttgtatttatataattattgttTATAGCGGCAGctatatcattataattatcataagAAACATCGTTAACGTTATGAAGAATAGAAGTCATATTATCACtcttattattactataactattattattataactattatcattattattatcattattattattatcattattattattattattatcattattattattattattgtcattatttgtttggtgttttataaatgccatattatatgtactaatcatatttatattattattatccaaactcttcatattaatatggttaatattgttaatattgttaatatttctattatttatatttacgttgtttacatttatattatccatatcatatgtattattatataaatagttGTTGTTATGGTTTAGCATCTTTGTCCCAGGAACTTGttcattaatataataattataattataattataataataattattattattattattattgttattattaatgttattattaatgttattattttcttcaacGTTGTTAAAACAACCAAGGGAAACATTTTCTTCACGATacacattattattattattattattattattattattattatcatcatcattattattattattatcatcactattatcattattaacagcaatatttttatttattccATTTGTATTATGAATCATATATGCAGGGTTTCCATTTTCATCTTTTGAAATATCTTCCTGGTTTTGTACAGAcatcattttattatttatattcattctATTACTTTGtgaatataatatggatgccttattcatatttattcCCTTATGTATCATATCActattatcataattatattttatatttccatTGTAATTATTGTTTTCCTTATAATCTACTGTTTGATTTATAgatacattattataagaaGAATGAGTATATCCTTTTTCTACACctaaatttatatttttatttaattcttcatttttataaatagtatcgttattatacatataactattttcatttgtattatatgCAACTTTTTTAATGTCTCTTGGTAAAAATGCCACACCATTAGCCTCTTCTTCTTTACCATTTTGTTcatgttcattttttagTATTTGATTTTGTAATTGCTCATTATCATGTTCTAcacatttatttattacaccataatcatttaaaatattttttgtatttttaaattccttttctttttttatatgtaaagatatatcattttttattttagtTCCTGtttctattttatatgtgtctaatttatttacattacTATTTTGTGTGTAACAagtataattattataataataagaagaagaattattattactatcattattattattattattattattattattattactatcattattattatcatcaatGCTACCATATACTTTCCTTCCTATGGACACTTCGTTATTCTCATCTTCCCCTTCATCTTCATCTTGGCTCCTATTACCCCTTTCTAtcttatttaaattattttcattaatattattgtaaATACTTACATTTCTAGAATCTAATACTGTATTCGATCCATATTgtatcatattattatttatatctacCATTCTATTGTTCTTATCTAGCatgtaataattttcaCAGCCACCTATAGCTGTATTTGCAAAATCAGATCTGTTCATATTTGCCTGCACCTCTCCATTTTCAACAGAATGGTCATAATTATggataatattatgattatacATATTGATTTGGTTATCCATTTgattatattcatttaaattatttgatGAGTTCTCCATATAATTGTTATATGCTCCATTATTTTGATAGTTTGTGTCATATTCTGTTTGTATTAAATTTATGTTTGTACCTTTTCTTgttattttacttttattttgttctgTATTTGTATTGATAGGAAAAGAATTATAAGTGCTATTTCTTGTTTTGTTTTCTGTTTCGTTTTTTAAGaatttattttgaataatattatatgtataataagaataattaGGTATCGTGTtcttatcatataaaatagtTTGTTTGTTAGAGTGATTTGTGTTTTTCGAGAGTGGAAAATTTTGGTTTGTCGTATCATTATTTTGGtcatatatttctttattatttgaagtagaaatgttaatattattattattatgataattatgatcattatatgtattattcaaataattGTTGTACTTCAAATGATTTCCATCTTGCCTATTCTCCGTGTTATAAGGATCATTCATGATAGGATATTCCCTACTATTATGATAttgattataattattattaaaatattgattattataatattgatTGATAGggttataataatattggTTATTATgttgattattatattggTTATTATCACgattattatattgattattatgttgattattatattgattattatattggttattatcataattattatattggtt is part of the Plasmodium reichenowi strain SY57 chromosome 12, whole genome shotgun sequence genome and harbors:
- a CDS encoding hypothetical protein (conserved Plasmodium protein, unknown function~transcript variant 1; alternatively spliced); the encoded protein is MREDSSNDPHINKIYTQNKTICPNAPFLYNEEHNVNKNENDQNDQNNYYNKKNNDMLISNISGIKDRRYFSQCVDSNLDKNYVAIGDTKCNNASVRSYSYKKEISPHNNKNIMFRDKYNLSNDERNSQNVREHPIYNNNNEHITNEHMTNEHMTNEHITNEHITNEHMTNEHMTNEHMTNEHITNEGDYYQNMKCASRPTLNVSSLNMKDMNVRMIKNDKYPEGYINQTILNNNNNNNNNNKYIIEKGKCANEYYLYSQPLSPMVFNNNNSGNIMLDRNTLNNSHMNMNMSTFNYYNNYINNNTGNEHKMDNIYIKENKHVNEDILNNDMLSNDILNNEIVSSDIINDNNNNNNNIRNTITDGMGNYYTLGSNKMRMFNVCRNVAQAYNNGNNNNDDNNNDNNNNNNDNNYNYNYEHNKQNYHNRREGYGDVLNNNKDDITKEIEKNISLLCNQPHVDNYDMDNSIGIKENKANRNCINPLISINEKQQNCFKGNYNENNVEMIRNNSIYNDKTTNINYEEEKSNNIKDRNDVHMNNTFIYNTTYEPLLNRNMNIYNITNKDNYDHNQYNNHDNNQYNNYDNNQYNNYDNNQYNNHDNNQYNNYDNNQYNNYDNNQYNNQYNNQHNNQYNNRDNNQYNNQHNNQYYYNPINQYYNNQYFNNNYNQYHNSREYPIMNDPYNTENRQDGNHLKYNNYLNNTYNDHNYHNNNNINISTSNNKEIYDQNNDTTNQNFPLSKNTNHSNKQTILYDKNTIPNYSYYTYNIIQNKFLKNETENKTRNSTYNSFPINTNTEQNKSKITRKGTNINLIQTEYDTNYQNNGAYNNYMENSSNNLNEYNQMDNQINMYNHNIIHNYDHSVENGEVQANMNRSDFANTAIGGCENYYMLDKNNRMVDINNNMIQYGSNTVLDSRNVSIYNNINENNLNKIERGNRSQDEDEGEDENNEVSIGRKVYGSIDDNNNDSNNNNNNNNNNNDSNNNSSSYYYNNYTCYTQNSNVNKLDTYKIETGTKIKNDISLHIKKEKEFKNTKNILNDYGVINKCVEHDNEQLQNQILKNEHEQNGKEEEANGVAFLPRDIKKVAYNTNENSYMYNNDTIYKNEELNKNINLGVEKGYTHSSYNNVSINQTVDYKENNNYNGNIKYNYDNSDMIHKGINMNKASILYSQSNRMNINNKMMSVQNQEDISKDENGNPAYMIHNTNGINKNIAVNNDNSDDNNNNNDDDNNNNNNNNNNNNVYREENVSLGCFNNVEENNNINNNINNNNNNNNNNYYYNYNYNYYINEQVPGTKMLNHNNNYLYNNTYDMDNINVNNVNINNRNINNINNINHINMKSLDNNNINMISTYNMAFIKHQTNNDNNNNNNDNNNNNNDNNNNDNNNDNSYNNNSYSNNKSDNMTSILHNVNDVSYDNYNDIAAAINNNYINTNNMLINNKHMQQNNNFQDISNNSNYISNLKNNNNNNNNNNYYNNNNNYMINHDHSMYNKNVQSSQMSSDNIHLTNRFDINQNDIQQNNVVINNNELNENIQMIPQNNIYFASTSSNNNMMANSNFMCSHGNNNNNMICNYTSCSNLMRPPQNNIININNINNNNNNNNNNNNNNNNNNNNNNNNNNNNNNNINISTNEPNIILSSSSIIDSNMCAVSSSLEHNNYNEDNNYKNECLNNSNSPHNNINNKDQNYFKQENNCADEEGIHENYQKSVSLNINMKHTKNKKTNNSDGKKRSNKNIKEDKKNNVTNNNENNGKRNKKIRKAKTFGGTVKKGGTIINLEAESQRIKRTPFCIYSLNDICNHLRYGKKSANSINGMVKTSSCNCEIHNDMKCVKQYINFLIAQREKEKEKEKERINKEKKLNENEKKNDEGNKNEEESQNEEENQNEENNIKDNEQKRKNKIIKKKCVHGKASEKNTEDIDTCCNNNIDGDHCKDMEHCEDIEQCKNDESDKESNNFENILEKYKGIFCNYEYYFDIEVKYNREYFLRELLLREEFKHLYNFSECTNVTYNVRRMWHPLFNRPLGDIGRKLILKEIREHHHRDAEKTTKLLLKNGLDYGKVRFMKVNELYHYMYALGVFEYAVKISLEFGSNIRMSTISSKIDHVNLCSNIKNGYSYCLICCSQKIRIGAIINNTINLMNYKILFNSYAHYFYYFVKTKKLKRVANQEEYETMEQILNKDSNNLGNIIIIKQKKNKKNKNKNKNKNNNNNNKNKDNSTSYFNNEQQIYSMNINHNSFIKKNYFHSSNNNYHLNYYTDSSYCNIEVIDNQHLHDGVYDQNSCNIRLSYCSNTSNNQNINYNNHEHDINNDSDCSTKCGSNKIYLDSIYNENDVFISNNSKHSNKDDEKDKGEEQGKEKSKQSKYHKKDDVLKRYSMYLKDPQENNTKKDNKSKLNEDTQKYPITKIVDNKIFHLKNSYLIDDDRNEISSLSINYQAQKECHIYYPNGGQVERFKNEIVNINIDNRNIEHMQNNNINEDKANEKTDNYRNDDHNNNNNIKKKRSKKNKKTDGDNVVVDDDDDDDESSSASEYDSNKRKDDHHKDDNDDDNNNNNNNNNNNNNNSYSNKNNNYYYYYQYDYHKNECNRYYQYRENDHNLGNNKTNYNNNNNTPYNHQRYYNNNIHCKKHDNNICFNNTNNYPNNINKYISKGITHDNEKKNLKNNKILKYGNTYNETNFINNPTDISTIKKDMILYSPEKKNTNENVIKFIPDEKIIWSILKSDISPNLTQFFFNFIIKKNQYNFFLNKSYINYDNHMDDIYVHKTDANTTGAYKNYQNRSYINRNNVSNAYNNLNCYTYNKHLDGGNLDINDATFIDKKQSAEKYFSQNKSWINQKSMEYINNYNNINIIQRDNKNIEKDKTNQNYIHINNVHKVSSDNILRTHTEIIVQHKDMSKKENDIKYYTNNHLDVYVTNDKLYYNNKKLKKLFKEIKNNKLCKYILAKIKEIKCNKTYMENIKTNNKKRKRNITYPYFMFYRIHNFLINPNPFHNSFFLNEMNYGSLMHNCTMYHKKVNKKIKTKNNSNNNNNNINSYCCSCRGGDVSNIWENINKNCPHKHFLSHKHLYNEHKEEDQEGKKKKKKIKKRIKKIFEFAQIFKNMSQKKKENKKEENLHLYNTDKTCKDYRTLRYKEQLLHEHILFINSKKYNDQIIHVNEYMKNEEEMNLTSNCLKDNLQNVKNNDDENKYIDNEVDNISIDDTYKKKKKIWSCFPDFEKSRRLKFIRKKKKQKTKFKKIIRYLIQNYKIKNINQTNHHKNNFHADVYFKNNDINQKGKNIKNTHKIRNNTKHIFIYLISHTNIVKHKNKTFSI